Within uncultured Roseibium sp., the genomic segment GAAAGACGGGATCGACGGCATCGACCACCTCGCCGATGGTCGCTGTGTGCTGAAAGCCCGTGTCCGGGCCGTGCCCGAAAAAGGCGCCGCGAACGTGGCGCTGATCAAGCTGGTCGCCAAGGCTGTCGGGCTGCCGAAATCGGCCGTCGATCTGGAAAGCGGCTCGACCTCGCGAATCAAGACCCTGCGGCTGAGCGGTGACGCGGATCGGCTCAGTACCGCCCTTGGCGAAATCTGTTCCGAATAACGGCAACGAACGACGCCACCACTTCCTTTACCCCTCCAGGGACCTGGCTTCCTCCGCCAGCATGATCGGAATGCCGTTGCGGATCGGGTAGGCGAGCCTCGCGGCCCGGGAAATCAGTTCCTGGTTTGCCTCGTCGTATTCAAGCGTGGTTTTCGTGACCGGGCAGACCAGCAGTTCCAGAAGCTTGCGGTCGACCTTGCGTTCCGTCTGTTCGTTCATTGTCCACTCCCGAAGCCCCGCCGCTACTGCAGGGTCGTTCCACCGTCGCCGCCGTTATTGGTCTTGGCGAGATCCATCTCGGTGATCGCGATCAGGGTCTCCGCCCGCGTCTTCAGGTCTCGCGCCTCCAGAAGCGCCTGCTTTTCCTGTGCGCCGTAAGGGCACATCATGCAAAGCGCGTTGACGAGCACTTCCGTTTCCGCTTCCGAAACGCTCTGCCAGTCCGCTTCCAGATTGTTCGCATCGAGGTAGTCGCGCAACACCTTCAACAGGCCATGTCTGTCCACATCCTCCTCGCCGACGCCGGTTGTCAGATCGTGGGCAAAAGCGGCAAAGTCGCATTCCACCTGCCGGAACGATGTGATCGTGTCGAGTTCCCGGCCGATGGCGAAACGGGTGACCCCCTGCAGGGTGATGAGGTAGCGCCCGTCACCGGATTCCTGAAAACTCGTCAACCGGCCGACGCAGCCGACCGGCGCAAGAACCGGAAAATCCGGGTCCGTCTGGATCATGTCCGGCGAAGGCTGCACCATGCCGATCAGCCGGTTCCCGGCAAGAGCCGCATCCACCATATCGATGTAACGCGGCTCGAAGATATTCAGCGGCAGCTGGGTACGCGGCAGGAGCAGCGCACCTTCCAGCGGAAACACGGGCAGGACCGGCGGCAAATCCGCAATGGTTTCATAGATCGCATTTCCCGCCTGCATCACTTCAAGCCTTTCAGGTCATCGTGTCCGGCGCCACAAGTTCGTGCCTGCCCCTTCATGGATATCTGTTGCTGTCCGGCTTGAGGTCAAGAAAACAGAACGGCCGACAGCTTTCGCCGCCCGTAGTTGGTCGCCGGTTCCTTGGGGCCCCAGGCCTCGAAAAACTGCAGCAGCTGCACGCGGGCGCCATCCTCATTCCATTCGCGGTCGCGGCGGACGATCTCGATGAGCTGATCGACCGCACCGGTCCTGTCGCCGTTGCCGTTCAGGCCAAGCGCCAGGTCGAAACGGGCCTGATGATCGAGCGGATCCTTGGCAATACGCTCCTCGAATTCCGAAAGGTCGCCGAGCGCTTCCGCCTGTTCGGCCAGTTCCAGGGCGGCCTTTGCCGCCAGATAAGCGGCATCATCCTGTTTTTCGGCCGGCACCATCTCCAACGCCTGCTTGGCACGTTCGACCTCATTGACGCTCAGATAGCACTGGGCGAGGCCGGAAATAGCACGCACATTGTCCGGCTCCGCCTGCATCGCAGCGCCGAAGAGCTGTGCCGCCTGCCCGAAATCCTTGGCCTCCAGGAGCGCTTCGGCCTGTTCCAGAAACTGGTCTGCCTGGCTGACCGGGGCCGCCCCGCCGAGCTTCTCTATGAACGCCTTCACCTGGCTTTCCGACTGGGCGCCCATGAAACCGTCAACCGGTTGTCCGTCCTTGAAGGCAATCACGGCCGGGATCGACTGGATACCCATCTGGCCGGCCACTTCCGGATGCTCATCAATATTCATCTTGGCAAGCTTGACCGCGCCCCTGGCCGCCGTCACCGCCGCTTCGATCACCGGCGTCAGCTGGCGGCACGGGCCACACCACGGCGCCCAGAAGTCGACCAGCACGGGCTGGGTCTTGGAGGCTTCGATCACGTCCTGCATGAAGCTCTGGGTGGTGACTTCCTTGATCAGTTCGCCGCCGGCTTCTCCAGTACCGTTTCCGGCACCGCCGCCATTGCCACCATCGCTTCCGCCACCGCCGAAGCTGCCGCCCATGCCTCCGCCGAAACTGCCGCCGAATTGGCCGCCCACGGAATAATTGCCAGTGTTCATTGTCTATGCCTCAGTTTTTCAGGCTTTTGTCCGCCGATGTGCGACATGCAGACCCACTGGCCCACACGCCCCACAAGTTGTCCCTAACATGGCCCTGTCAGGCCTGAATTACAAACCTGCCGATTGCGCTTCTTCGCTGACCGCCAGCACCTGCGGTTCGTGGCCGCAGCCCTTTGCGAAAACCAGCAGATCCTCGCGGGAGATTGTCGTCGTCGCGTCATTGGACAGGGGATGAAAATTCAGAATGTCATGCTGCATCATCGCCGCGTCGAAGACCGGCGTGACCCGCTGCGCCTCCCGGTCGTTGATCAGGGTAAAGGGTGTCACCGACCCCGGTGTGACACCCAGCACCTCCATCAGCAGATCCGCATTGCCGAAGGAGACCCGCCCCTGCGCACCGATCAGCTGATGGATCTTCTTCAAGTCGATAGTCGCATCATGCAGGGCGACCACCAGAAACAGCCGGCCCTTCTTGTCTTTCAGAAACAGGTTCTTGGTGTGCCCGCCGGCGATCCGGTCATGCAGATCGCCGGATTCCGCCACCGTAAAGACCGGCTCATGGTCCACGGTGGAAACCTTGATCCCGAGGCTGTCGAAAAATTCCATCAGGTCGTCGCGGCTGGCAGGCATCAAGGTCCCCTAAAAAATTTGGTCATCTCCTGCGCTGTCTAACCCGAACCGGCCCCCTTCTCAAGAACGCCGTTGCGGCGTGAGGTCCCGATTTCCCTTGATCTTCCCTTGTTCCTGCGCCGATACATCCACAAAAGATCCACAGCGAGCCCCGCAAAAAATTTTGCCGAAATTGCCTGTTGCAATCCGTCCCGGCTTGGTCCATATACTGCGCACCTCGCCGACAGACGGCGCTGACGAAGCGACGCGGTCGGACAAAAATGCGGGTGTAGCTCAGGGGTAGAGCACAACCTTGCCAAGGTTGGGGTCGTGGGTTCGAATCCCATCGCCCGCTCCAAATTCAAAAACAAAAGCCGCGGATGTCCGCGGCTTTTGTTGTTTCTGGAGGCTGAGGATCACCGGCAAATCCAAAGAGGATTCTTCTTCATATGCCGGTTTCAGGACGGTCCGAGCCTCAATTCGCATAAGCACGGATATGGATCGGATTTAATGAGTCCGTGACCTGGTTTACCCCCTCGGCATTCCCTTTGCCCTGAGATGGCGTTTCTGGGCGGCGATGCGGAACTGGGCGTTGGCTGCGCCGTAACCGGAATAGCCGCTACGACGTTCCACGATCTCGAAAAAGAAACCCTCGCCGAAGAACGGGCTGTAAAGCTGGAAATATTCCCCGCCCTTGTCGTCCCGGTCGTAAAGGACACCGTGGCTTTTCAGCCGGTCGAGGAAGGCATCCTCCAGCCCGAATCGGGCATCGAGATCGTCATAGTAGTTGGGAGAGATCGCGAGCGGCTTGAAGCCGTTGACGGACAAGGCATCGGCCGTGGCGAAGATGTCGGCGGTCTCGAAGGCCAGATGCTGCACGGCCGAGCCGAAATTCTCCGACAGAAAGTGGCCGGCGAGTGTCTTGCCGTTCTCCGCACCGTTGAGCGTGATCCGAAAGCTGCCGTCGGCGTTCTCGATCGCCTGACTGCGCACCAGGCCGGCCGGATCGACCACGTCCACCATCGGCGTCTTCACCGTCTTGAAGATGGACGTGTAGAACAGCAGCCAGGTCAGCATCTCGTCGAAGGCCATGGTCTCGGCGATATGGTCGATGCGTAAAAGATCGGCCGTCTCCGCCTTCCGGTCGTCGGAGACGGGGGAAAACTCGATCTCCCACACACGGGAGAGATCGCTGGTGCCGTCGATGAAATGCATCACCCCGCCACCGAGGCCCCGGATCGCCGGGATGTTCAGTTCCGCCGGCCCCACCTGCTGCTCGAACGGTTCAGCGCCGAGCGCCCGCGCCCGTTCCACGGTGGCTTTCGCATCTGCGACCTTCAGGCCGATGTCGCAGACATTGGTGCCATGGGTGACATAAGAGGAATGGGCAAAGCCCGCCTGTTCGGTATTGAGAACGATGTTGATCTCGCCCTGCCGCCAAAGATCGACCTTCTTCGACACATGCCGACCGACGCGGGCAAAGCCGAGCGTGTGCAGCAGGGCGCCGAGATCGGCCGCCTCCTGTTCGCTTGCGGCGAATTCCACGAACTCGATGCCCGAGACCGCGATCCGGTCCGGCATGTCCGGAACGTCGATCCGGATACCCGGCTCCTGCCGCTTCACCTTATCCATCAGGTAGACCAGCGCGCGGTGGCCGTCGACGGAGATCGGCTTGGCCGACCCGCCTCGGAACTGGTCATTGAAAATCTCCAGCGAGATCACCCCGTCATAACCGGTGGCGGCGACTGCGCGCATGAAGCCGGTGACATCCAGATCGCCCTCGCCGGGCATGTTGCGGAAGTGACGGCTCCAGTAGAGCAGGTCCATGTCGATCTTCGGCGCATCGGCGAGCTGGACGAAGAAGATCCGGTCGCCGGGGATGGAGCGGATCGTCTCCGGATCGATCTTTTTCGCCAGCGTATGGAAGCTGTCGAGGATCAGGCCGACGTTTGCGTGGTCCGCCCTGCGGACGATTTCCCACGCATCCCGGTGGTCGCTGACGTGCCGCCCCCAGGCCAGCGCCTCGTAGCCGACCCGGATACCGTGCTTCGCCGCCCGCTCGCCCAGTTCGCGGAAGTCGTCGGCCGCCCGGTCGATACCGCCGAGCGACAATGGCGAGACGTTCGAGCAGATCAGCACAAGATCCGTTCCCAGGTCGCCCATCAGGTCGAACTTGCGCTCCGCCCGTTCAAAGGCGCGCGCACGCTGAGGTTCCGGCATGCCTTCGAAGTCACGGAACGGCTGGAACAACGAGATCTCCAGGCCATGGTCGCGCACCATCTGCCCGACCTCGCGCGGGCTGGCGTCGAAGGTCAGCAGATCGTTCTCGAAGATCTCCACTCCGTCGAACCCGGCTGCCGCAATGGCTGCCAGCTTTTCAGCCAGATCACCTGAAATCGAGACGGTGGCGATCGCGGTTTTCATGCGGTTTCTCCCATATCGGTCAGTGCGACCCGAAGTGCTGTTTCATCGACCGGAAGATTCGAGAATTTCTTCCAGGCATGAACACCTTGAAAGAAGAAGAGTTCCCAGCCGGAGATGATCGAGAGACCGGATATCGAAGCATCCTGCAGAAACTGCGTGTCAACGGGCGTATAGACAGCATCAAATGCCCATTCGGCACTTTGCATGAAGGCGCGTTTCAAGGGCGTTCCCTCATATCCGACCATCCCGACCGGAGTGCAGTTAATCAGTCCCATCGTACCGTTTGCCGCTTTCTCCGCATCGATCCAGATCGAGACCTTCATGTCCGGGGCAACCGCTTCCAGTGCCTTGGCAAGAACTTCAGCCTTGGAGGGATCTCGGTCCATCAATCTCAACTCGGGGGCGCCGAGGGCAACCAGCCCGAAGGCGACCGCCCGGCCGACACCCCCCGTTCCGATCATCAGGACAGGCCCGGTTGCCTTGGATCCGCGACGCAAACGGTAGGCCGCCATGAAACCGGAATAGTCGGTATTATGGCCAAGCGGCGTGTCGCCCTCAAAAATCACCGTGTTGACCGCACCGATGGCCCGAACCAACGGGTCATCGATCCTCACGAGTTCTGCCACACGTTCCTTGTAAGGATAGGTGACATTGACACCCCGATAGTTCTCGCGGCTGCAGAGCTCGAAAACCTGTTCGAAGTCCAGGCCAAGCTCGTTCGGCACGAGCCGGTCATAACAAACTTCAATCTCATTCTGAGCTCCGGCCAGCCGGTGCAACAGCGGAGACCTTGAGTGCGCGATGTTGTCGCCGATCAAACCGAGTTTCAGTCCCTCGGAAACGTGCGGATTGCCATTCATTGTTTGGCGCCTTTTGTCTTCGGAGCAAAGGGGAGAGCTTTTCCCCGTGCCCACAGTGGTGTCCGCGAAACAAGAAGGAGGATCACCGAGACAAACAGGCCGAGCGAGTGGGCTCTCGGCCGTGCGGACGGGGTCTGCGCCGGATCATCAATGCAGAGTTTCTGCCTCATGTTCGTGAGCGAACGTCTGGAAACGGGAGAGGTCGACGGTTTCGCAAAACTCGGCATAGGTCATCTGGTTGGGGAGGCCGTCCGGTGTTCCCGCGCGGGACAGATGGGCGAGGGCCTCGCGGATGGCCGCACCTGCGGCAAAGAGCGTGGTAACGGCATAAAGCACGATTGAGAAGCCCATTTCCGTCAATTCCGAGCGGGACAGGCTGGCCGCGTCCGTGCCGTCCACCAGCGAAATGACCTTCGGGCCTTCCAGTCCGCGGGCAATGCCCTCGGCTTCCTTCCGGGTCTTCACGCCATCGACGAAGGCGAGGTCCGCGCCGAGATCCCGGTAGCGGCGGACCCGGTCGAGAGCGGACCCCAGGCCTTCCGGCTGGAGAGCGTCCGTGCGGCCGATGAGGAGCATGTCCGCGCCCGCTTCCCGGCGCGCGGAAACGGCGGCGGCGATGCGCAGCTCCGCTTCGCGCGCGGAGACAAGCCGCACGCCGGCCAATTGGCCGCAACGCTTCGGGCTTTCCTGATCTTCCAGATGCAGGGCGGCAACGCCGGCCTGGGCATATTCCTCAACCGTGCGGCGCACATTCAGCGGCCCGCCATAGCCCGTGTCCGCATCTGCGATCACGGGGACCGGAACCGCCCGCACCATCGCGCGGGCGTGATCGGCCATTTCGGTCTGGGTCATCAGGCCGAGATCGGGCTGTCCCAGGCGCATGGCCGTTGCTCCCAGGCCCGTCATGTAGACCGCCGGAAACCCGGCCTGTTCAACCATGCGCGCCGTCAGGCAATCCGGCGCGCCGGGGGCCGCGACCAGCATGCCCTTTGTCAGCAGGTTTTTCAGCCGTGCAGGGCCGCCCATGAGCGACGGCGCCGTCTTTGCGGTCGTTTCGGCAGTCATCTTGATACCTTTACCGATGTCGTCTTGTCCGGCCCGAGATGGCCTTCGGCCAGCGCCTTCTGATAGACCTCGGCCGTGCGTTGAACGTGCACGGTCAGCGCGGCGTCATAGGCCGCAAGGTTCCCGCCCGCGAGCATGTCCAGCATACGCCGGTGCTCCTCCATGGATTCCTCCCGCCGGGCCTCGTAAGGAGCGGTGATGTTGGCGCGCAGGGCGGCAATGCGCCCCGCCGCCAGCCCGTAGGCACTGCGCAGATAGGAGTTGCCGCAGTGATCGAAGGCCGCCTGATGAAAGGCGCTGTCCAGTTGGCCGTATTCCATGATGTCGGCCTGGGCGAGAGCGGTTTCCATCTTCGCGATCACTTCGCCCAGGGTCGCGAGAAAGCCGTCGCGGTCGACCCTGATCGCCGCCCGAACCCCCTGCACCTCCAGCATCTGCCGGTAGTCGCAGATGGCGACAAGATCCTCCAGCGAGGTTTCGAAGACAAAAGAGCCACGCTTGGGCCGCACATTCACCAACCCTTCCCGGGAGAGGATCGCCATCGCATCGCGGATCGGGGTACGGGAGATCCCCATCTGTGCGACGAGCCGGTCTTCGGAGATGTTCTCCCCAAGCTTGAACGCACCGGTCACGATAGCATTGCGTATCTGCTGCGCCGCAATCTCCGCGAGCGACTGTTGCGGTGCGATCCTGCGCACACTCATACCTGCGTCTCCCCTGATGTCTTCAAACGCCGCCCCAGCCAGAGCAGGGCGGGTACGACCCAGACTACCGCAACCAGCAGGGCAAGTCCGGCTGCAATGGGCCGTTCGAAGAAACCCGCCATGGAGCCATCCGACTTGATCAGGGAGGTGATCAGGTTGCGCTCCACAAGCAGCCCCATCACGATACCGAGGATGGTCGGCGCGACGGGAAAGCCGTTTTCCTCCATCAGATAGGCAAGAAGACCCAGCACCACCATGATGATGACGCCGGAAGCGCTGGCATTGATCGAATAGGAGCCGACGATGCAGAAGCCGAGGATCAACGGCGCAAGCACCAGTTTCGGCACGCGCAGAACCTGTGAGGCAAGGCCGATGGCCAAAAGGCCGAGCGGGACGATGAGGATGTTTGCCAGCAGAAACGTCAGGAAGATCGCCGCGATGGTGTCGCCGCTGGTCAGAAAGACCATCGGTCCGGGATTGAGGCCCTTGACGTAGAGCACGCCGATTACGATGGCGGTGATGCTGTCGCCGGGAATGCCGAACACCATGGCCGGAACGTAGGCGCCCGACAGCGCCGAATTGTTGGCTGCGCAGGCATCCACAAGCCCTTCCTCGCTGCCATGGCCGTAGGCGGCGGGATTTTTCGAGAATTTCTTGGAAACAGCGTAAGAGATCCAGGCCGCGATATCGGACCCTGCGCCGGGTAGAATTCCGATGATCGTTCCGATGGTGGAGCTGCGAACCAGATTCGTCTTGTGCCGCCACAGCACACCGCCAAGGCCCTCGAACATCTTGAGCGGGTTGCCGATGACAGCGGCCTTTGGAACCGTGTCGCGGTGGACGAAGGTGCGGATCAGTTCGGGAATGGCGAACATGCCGATCAGAGCGGGAACGAAGGCGACCCCGTCCAGCAGGGAGGTCAGGCCGAAAGTAAAACGGGGCAGGCCCGAGGTCGTGTCCATGCCCACGCAGGCGATCATGAGGCCAAGACCGAGGGAGATCAGGCTCTTCAGGATCGAGGCCGACCCAAGCATGACCGCAGCCGACAGCCCCAGAAGCGCGAGCCAGAAATATTCGAACGAGGTGAAATTCAGGGAAACCAGCGCCAGCTGTGGTGCGGCGAACATCAGGATCAGGGATCCGAAGATGCCGCCGATCGCCGAGGAGGTAACGGGGATGCCGAGCGCGCGGCCCACCCTGCCGGCCCGTGTCAGGGCGCTCAGGTCTTCCACATAGGCCGCCGATGCCGCCGTTCCGGGAATGCGGATGAGGGCGGCGGGAATATCGGAGGCGAAGATCGCCATGGCTGCGGTGGTCACGATAGCGGCGATGGCCGGGACCGGATCCATGAAGAAGGTCAGCGGGACCAGCATGGCTGTCGCCATGGTGGCCGAAAGACCGGGGACCGCACCGACAAACAGGCCGAACAGGGCGCTCGACAACAGGACGATGAACATGTTCCAGGTCAGAATGAGATCGAATGCGGCGGAAAGGTGCTGAAAGACCATCACAAAATGCCTTTCAGAAGTCCGGCAGGCAGGGGGACGTAGAGCAGGCGCGTCATCAGCACATGCACCGTCAGCACAAAGATCGCTGACACCAGAATCCAGGTCTGCCCCCTGTAGCCGGAAAAGAAGAACAAGGTCGAGAGGATTACGAACCCGCCAATCGGAAAGCCAACGGTCTCGAACACGAGCGAGAAGACGATGACACCAACAGTGGCGATCAGTGCCGCGGTCAGGCGGACCGGGTGACGCCAGCCCGGATCCAGGCGGATCAGCTTCGTTCCCTGGGCCCTCAGTCCTGTGACCGCCAGGCAGATACCACCCGTCATGAACAGGACGCCAAGCACGCTGGGAAAGGTACCCGGTCCGATGCTTTGGCCCTGCATTTGCGGATAGCCCCAGGCCGTCACCAGAACCCAGAGTCCCAAGGCGAACAGAAGCGCTCCTATGAAGGTGTCATGAATCTTCATGCCGTCCGATCCCGTCTTTCCCACGGAACGCCTGGGGGGAAGCGAATACCTCCCCCCGGCGCCAGTCTTACTGCTTTGCCAGTCTTACTGCTTTGCCAGGCCGACGGCTTTCAGGCTTTGTGCCAGGGCCTTGTCCGAAGTCTCCATGAAACTCTCGAACTCACCGGCAGGAGTCCACTGGGTGGCGTAGCCGCGGTTCTTCATGAAGGACAGATATTCCGGGTCGTGTACGACCTCTCCAACAGCCGTCACCAGTTTGGCGGCAATGTCGTCGGGCAGACCGGCAGGTGCGACAATGCCGCGCCAGGAGCCGAGAGCGAAGGAATGGCCGGTTGCTTCCGTAAAGGTCGGCAGATCCGGCGCGGCCTCAAGCCGGCTATCGGCGAAGACCGCCAGGGGCTTGATCAGGCCGGCGGACATAAGCGCCGCGGCCTCCGGCAGGGAGGCGGTAGCAATCTGCACACCGCCGGCAGCCAGGTCCTGCAGACCCGGAGCGGCTCCTTCGGACGGCACCCAGGCGACCCGCTTGACAGGCAGGCCGGACGCCAGCAGCATCCCGGCCAGCGCCAGATGGTTCACACCGCCCTGGGCTGATCCGGACGCCTTGAACTCCCGGTCCTGGGCGTTTTCGAGAGCCGCCAGAAGCGCCGGCATATCGTCATACCCGGAGTCGGCCCGCACGAAGATCGCGGCAGGGTCGGAATTATAAAGTCCGATGGGCGTGTAGGCCTTGTAGGTCAGATCGGTCAGGCCAAGGCTGTGCATGGAGCCGATTTCGAGGGTTGCAACGCCGATGGTCTGGCCGTCGGGCGCGGCATCCGCGATGGCCGTATGGCCGATGACCCCGGATCCCCCCGTGCGGTTGACGACCGGAACCGGCACGCCGAGCTTTTTCTCCAGAAGAGAGCCGATCATGCGGGCGGTGGCATCCGTGCCGCCACCCGCGCTCCACGGCACGATCAGGGTGACAGGACCGTTCGGCCAGTCCTGCGCGGTGGCCGGAGCTGCCGCGCCGACCATGATGGCTGTGGCCAGTGAAAGGATAGTCCGTCTGTTCAGTTTCATGCTTTCCTCCTCAAGGTGCCCCAGGTCTCGGCGATGCGCCGGCAGGGGTCAGTCAAAAATCTTTGTGGTGTTCAGGATCCAGTCCGGATCGACACTGCGCTTGATCCTCCGCATCAGGTCGACCTGGGCCTCGTCCCGTGTATGTTTCAGGTAGGGTTTCTTGAGCAGGCCGATGCCATGCTCCGCGGAAACCGTTCCGCCCAGTTCGCGAACGATGCCGTAAACGACGCGACTGACATCGGGCAGAGGCTGCGGATCGGCTCCGGGCACCCAGGCGACAATATGAATATTGCCGTCGCCGACATGGCCGTAATGCACCGAGTGACAGCCGAACTGTTCCAGCAGCGCCGATTTGGACCGGGTCACGAATTCCTCGATCCGGCGGATCGGCAGGCCGATATCAAAGGAGATATGCGGTCCGATCACCGCCGGACTGGCGAATTCCGCCGCCGCATCGCGCGTGCCCCAGAAGTCGGCCATGTCGGACAGGGTCTGTGCGACCGCCCCGTCCTCGATTGCGCCTGTCTCGAACAACTGCTCCAGCCAGGCATTGAAACGCGCGCCGTCGACCTCCTCGTCGAGGCCCTGCATCTCAATGAGAACCACATGGGTTCCCTCGCCGATCGAGACGGGCGCCTTGCCCCCCGGCACACGTTCCGTGGCCTGATGCCAGTAATCCGCCCACATGACCTCGAACGCCGACAGGAAGGGCCCCAGATTTTGACGGGCGGTCCGCAACAGTTCCAGGACGTTGTCGTAGCCATTGACCACACACATGGCGGCGCAGACACAGCCGGGCTTGGGATGCAGTCGCAGGACGGCACGAGTGATGACCCCAAGTGTCCCCTCGGCCCCCACAAATAGCTGCTTCAGGTCATAGCCGGCATTGTTCTTCAGCATCCTGTTCAGCATGGACAGAACCGTGCCGTCGGGAAGGACGACCTCAAGACCCAGCACCAGATCGCGGGCCATGCCATAGCGGATCACCCGGTTGCCCCCGGCGTTGGTGGACAGGTTGCCGCCGATCGCACAGGAGCCACGGGCACCAAGATCAAGGGCGAAGAAAAGGCCGGCTTCATCGGCTGCCTTCTGGATGGTTTCAAGCGGCGTGCCTGCCCTTACGGTCATCGTCATGCCGTCCGGGTCGATTTGCTCGATCCCGGTCATCCGCTCCATGGACAGGGCGATACCGCCATCGAGCGGCCGCGCGCCGCCGCACAGGCCGGTCATGCCACCCTGAGGCGTAACGGGAATGCCCGCCTGGCTGCAGGTCCGCAAAATCCTGGAGATCTCTTCTGTCGACGAGGGCCGGAACACGGCACGCGGTGCGGCCTCAGGCAGGAAACTCCAGTCGGTCCGGTTCCGAGCCGGTATATCCGCCCCCAAAAGCGCGGTTTTAGGACCAAGTTCCAGGGCAAGATCCTCGATGGACCGATCGGCACTCTGAAGCGGCATTATTCTCAATCCGAATTATTGTTATGTGTTACATATAACAAACCAAGACCCTGCTTCAAGCACAATTCTGCCTCCGCCGGGTTTTGGCGGCAGATCAGGATGCTTGTCGGGAAAGTCTGCCGTTCACTCGGCTTTGATATCTGACTGATGACAAGGTGCCCCGCTTTGTCGGAGGGCGGGTCCATGCTTCACAAAGCCGTTGCGGAAGAACGGCTCAGGCCAGACCGGCCCATGACGTTACAAGGCGTCTCCAACAAGGTATCGAAAGCGACCATTTCAGGGTGAAGACGAAACGGTCGAAGGTCGGCGGCTTCCGATCGCTCGACACCGCCCGCAAGACCATTGCCGGGTTCGAAGCCATTCGGCATACGCAAGACTTTAAATGAATGTTTTTGCCGGAAGGCCGGCCGCTCTCGTGCCCGTCAAGAACGACACGCCCGGCAATCCAACCTGAGTGTTTCTGCGTATCTCCTGTACACGCACAGGAGGGCTCCATGCAAAAACGCTACTCAGGCACCTGGAATTTTCGATTTCTGCTCGTCGTCACCATCGTCTCGGTCGCCTTGATGTCGCCGCCGGGCCTGGTGACGGCACGGGCGGATCTTGGCGCGGCGGCAAATTATGTTCCCTCTGCAAGCCTGGTCGGCAAGGGACGCCTCACCTTCTTGGGCTTCAAGATCTTTGATGCCGAGCTTTACGCTCCGGGTGGAACCTATTCCCCCTCAAGGCCCTTCGCCTTGAAGCTGACCTATCTGCGCAACTTCAAAGGCCGTGCCATTGCCAAGAGGTCCGCCGACGAGATGCGCAAGCTGGGGGCATCGAAGGGACAACTGGCAAAATGGACCCGGCAGATGGAAGCGATTTTTCCGAACGTTTCCAAAGGTCAGTCCATCACAGGCGTAAGGACGTCATCGGACAAAGCCACCTTTTATCTCGGCAACCGAAAAATAGGCACGATTTCCGACCCGGCCTTCACCAGGCGTTTCTTTTCCATCTGGCTCGGAAACCGGACAGGGAACCCTGAACTGCGCGCCAAACTGGTCGGCGCGGGCTCGTGAACGACACGACCACGTCAATACACCAATCCGCCTCGGCTGACCGGTCGCCTTGTCGGGATCCCGCGGTTCAAACGCGGATCCCGGCCAGGGCGCTAC encodes:
- a CDS encoding isocitrate lyase/PEP mutase family protein, with amino-acid sequence MTAETTAKTAPSLMGGPARLKNLLTKGMLVAAPGAPDCLTARMVEQAGFPAVYMTGLGATAMRLGQPDLGLMTQTEMADHARAMVRAVPVPVIADADTGYGGPLNVRRTVEEYAQAGVAALHLEDQESPKRCGQLAGVRLVSAREAELRIAAAVSARREAGADMLLIGRTDALQPEGLGSALDRVRRYRDLGADLAFVDGVKTRKEAEGIARGLEGPKVISLVDGTDAASLSRSELTEMGFSIVLYAVTTLFAAGAAIREALAHLSRAGTPDGLPNQMTYAEFCETVDLSRFQTFAHEHEAETLH
- a CDS encoding LON peptidase substrate-binding domain-containing protein, yielding MQAGNAIYETIADLPPVLPVFPLEGALLLPRTQLPLNIFEPRYIDMVDAALAGNRLIGMVQPSPDMIQTDPDFPVLAPVGCVGRLTSFQESGDGRYLITLQGVTRFAIGRELDTITSFRQVECDFAAFAHDLTTGVGEEDVDRHGLLKVLRDYLDANNLEADWQSVSEAETEVLVNALCMMCPYGAQEKQALLEARDLKTRAETLIAITEMDLAKTNNGGDGGTTLQ
- a CDS encoding TIM barrel protein, whose product is MKTAIATVSISGDLAEKLAAIAAAGFDGVEIFENDLLTFDASPREVGQMVRDHGLEISLFQPFRDFEGMPEPQRARAFERAERKFDLMGDLGTDLVLICSNVSPLSLGGIDRAADDFRELGERAAKHGIRVGYEALAWGRHVSDHRDAWEIVRRADHANVGLILDSFHTLAKKIDPETIRSIPGDRIFFVQLADAPKIDMDLLYWSRHFRNMPGEGDLDVTGFMRAVAATGYDGVISLEIFNDQFRGGSAKPISVDGHRALVYLMDKVKRQEPGIRIDVPDMPDRIAVSGIEFVEFAASEQEAADLGALLHTLGFARVGRHVSKKVDLWRQGEINIVLNTEQAGFAHSSYVTHGTNVCDIGLKVADAKATVERARALGAEPFEQQVGPAELNIPAIRGLGGGVMHFIDGTSDLSRVWEIEFSPVSDDRKAETADLLRIDHIAETMAFDEMLTWLLFYTSIFKTVKTPMVDVVDPAGLVRSQAIENADGSFRITLNGAENGKTLAGHFLSENFGSAVQHLAFETADIFATADALSVNGFKPLAISPNYYDDLDARFGLEDAFLDRLKSHGVLYDRDDKGGEYFQLYSPFFGEGFFFEIVERRSGYSGYGAANAQFRIAAQKRHLRAKGMPRG
- the trxA gene encoding thioredoxin → MNTGNYSVGGQFGGSFGGGMGGSFGGGGSDGGNGGGAGNGTGEAGGELIKEVTTQSFMQDVIEASKTQPVLVDFWAPWCGPCRQLTPVIEAAVTAARGAVKLAKMNIDEHPEVAGQMGIQSIPAVIAFKDGQPVDGFMGAQSESQVKAFIEKLGGAAPVSQADQFLEQAEALLEAKDFGQAAQLFGAAMQAEPDNVRAISGLAQCYLSVNEVERAKQALEMVPAEKQDDAAYLAAKAALELAEQAEALGDLSEFEERIAKDPLDHQARFDLALGLNGNGDRTGAVDQLIEIVRRDREWNEDGARVQLLQFFEAWGPKEPATNYGRRKLSAVLFS
- a CDS encoding Trm112 family protein: MNEQTERKVDRKLLELLVCPVTKTTLEYDEANQELISRAARLAYPIRNGIPIMLAEEARSLEG
- a CDS encoding DUF167 family protein; amino-acid sequence: MSAGHPWRPSGDGLLVDVRLTPKSSKDGIDGIDHLADGRCVLKARVRAVPEKGAANVALIKLVAKAVGLPKSAVDLESGSTSRIKTLRLSGDADRLSTALGEICSE
- a CDS encoding prolyl-tRNA synthetase associated domain-containing protein, producing the protein MPASRDDLMEFFDSLGIKVSTVDHEPVFTVAESGDLHDRIAGGHTKNLFLKDKKGRLFLVVALHDATIDLKKIHQLIGAQGRVSFGNADLLMEVLGVTPGSVTPFTLINDREAQRVTPVFDAAMMQHDILNFHPLSNDATTTISREDLLVFAKGCGHEPQVLAVSEEAQSAGL
- a CDS encoding shikimate dehydrogenase — encoded protein: MNGNPHVSEGLKLGLIGDNIAHSRSPLLHRLAGAQNEIEVCYDRLVPNELGLDFEQVFELCSRENYRGVNVTYPYKERVAELVRIDDPLVRAIGAVNTVIFEGDTPLGHNTDYSGFMAAYRLRRGSKATGPVLMIGTGGVGRAVAFGLVALGAPELRLMDRDPSKAEVLAKALEAVAPDMKVSIWIDAEKAANGTMGLINCTPVGMVGYEGTPLKRAFMQSAEWAFDAVYTPVDTQFLQDASISGLSIISGWELFFFQGVHAWKKFSNLPVDETALRVALTDMGETA